One genomic window of Papaver somniferum cultivar HN1 unplaced genomic scaffold, ASM357369v1 unplaced-scaffold_150, whole genome shotgun sequence includes the following:
- the LOC113336158 gene encoding uncharacterized protein LOC113336158, giving the protein MERATPVRKSHTSTAELLFWPENQNAHSSPYDPSSAPRSANRMPSDGVSKVLCGAQVTEEEEAQSLSKLKPCSGYKMKEMTGSGIFVGDGINGGEEAGSANQTPNRTGLRIYQQAVSGISQISFSVDESVSPKKPTSQAEVAKQRELSGTLETEVDTKLGVQSSKIKWQELSGHDIFGPPPEITIRPLDARALELKGSINMGESAPRNVAGSQSAVTFSEETPVKTAKKINNQKFQELTGNNIFKGDTPSGTAEKSLSNSKLREMSGSNIFADGKAESREHLGARKPPGGDSSIALV; this is encoded by the exons ATGGAAAGAGCAACACCAGTCAGGAAATCACATACATCAACAGCTGAGTTACTGTTTTGGCCTGAGAATCAAAATGCTCATTCTTCACCCTATGATCCGTCTTCAGCTCCTCGTTCTGCTAATCGTATG CCGTCTGATGGCGTGAGTAAAGTGTTATGTGGAGCTCAggttactgaagaagaagaagctcaaAGCTTATCAAAACT GAAACCCTGTTCTGGGTATAAAATGAAGGAGATGACTGGAAGCGGTATCTTTGTTGGAGATGGTATAAATGGTGGAGAAGAAGCTGGGTCTGCCAATCAGACTCCTAATAGAACAGGTTTACGTATTTACCAG CAAGCGGTAAGCGGAATCAGCCAGATCTCATTCAGCGTCGATGAAAGTGTCTCGCCTAAGAAGCCTACTTCTCAGGCCGAGGTTGCAAAGCAGCGAGAACTAAGTGGGACATTGGAAACTGAAGTAGACACGAAATTAGGGGTACAATCATCCAAAATAAAGTGGCAGGAGCTTAGTGGTCATGACATTTTTGGCCCTCCTCCAGAGATTACCATACGACCATTGGATGCACGTGCTTTGGAATTGAAAGGAAGCATAAACATGGGAGAATCTGCACCAAGAAAT GTTGCTGGAAGTCAAAGTGCTGTAACATTCTCTGAAGAAACTCCAGTGAAAACtgcaaagaaaataaacaacCAGAAGTTTCAGGAGTTAACGGGAAATAACATTTTCAAGGGAGATACTCCTTCAGGAACAGCTGAGAAGTCATTGAGCAATTCAAAGCTTAGGGAGATGAGCGGCTCCAACATATTTGCTGATGGCAAAGCAGAGTCCAGAGAACACTTGGGTGCTCGTAAGCCTCCTGGCGGTGACAGCAGCATTGCCTTGGTTTAA
- the LOC113336156 gene encoding annexin D1-like, which yields MMASLTVPDSIPSVAEDCEQLHNAFSGWGTDEDLIISILAHRNAEQRKHIRRAYAEIYGQDLLYALEQELSGHFMRIVLLWTLDPAERDAVLLNESAKRYWTSSNQVILEIACTRSSGALLLTKQAYHALFRKSLEEDVASHITGDFRKLLVPLVSTYRYEGPEMDMTLAEHEAEILHEHISDKVYNHDEIIRILTTRSKPQLHATFNHYNNEFGNAITKDLKADADNDFLTALRSAVKCLVAPEKYFEKVLRSAMHRIGTDDWALTRVVATRVEVDMNIIKEEYYRRNTVRLNHAIRSDTSGDYEEMLIALTGE from the exons ATGATGGCTAGTCTTACTGTCCCTGATTCCATCCCATCTGTAGCAGAAGATTGTGAGCAACTCCACAATGCTTTCTCCG GATGGGGAACAGATGAGGATTTGATTATTTCCATATTGGCTCATAGGAACGCTGAACAGCGTAAGCATATCCGACGAGCTTATGCTGAAATTTATGGACAAGATCTCCTTTACGCGCTGGAACAAGAACTTTCAGGCCATTTTATG AGAATCGTGCTACTATGGACGCTTGATCCTGCTGAGCGTGATGCTGTATTACTGAACGAATCTGCAAAGAGGTACTGGACTTCGAGTAACCAGGTAATTCTGGAAATAGCTTGTACCAGATCCTCTGGTGCACTATTGTTGACGAAACAAGCTTACCATGCTCTCTTCCGGAAATCTCTTGAAGAAGATGTTGCATCTCATATCACTGGTGATTTTCGCAAG CTTCTGGTGCCTCTTGTCAGTACATACCGGTACGAGGGACCAGAAATGGACATGACACTGGCAGAACACGAAGCTGAGATACTCCATGAACATATCTCGGATAAGGTGTATAATCATGATGAGATTATCAGGATTCTGACTACAAGAAGCAAACCACAGCTCCATGCAACTTTCAACCACTATAATAATGAATTCGGGAACGCTATCACCAAG GATTTGAAGGCTGATGCGGATAATGATTTTCTTACGGCACTCAGAAGTGCTGTTAAGTGTTTGGTCGCACCTGAAAAGTACTTTGAGAAGGTTCTTCGATCAGCTATGCACAGAATAGGAACTGATGATTGGGCTCTTACTCGAGTTGTTGCTACACGCGTAGAAGTAGACATGAACATTATCAAGGAAGAATACTACCGCAGGAACACCGTTCGACTCAATCACGCCATTAGAAGTGACACTTCCGGGGACTACGAAGAAATGCTTATTGCTTTGACAGGGGAATGA
- the LOC113336157 gene encoding annexin D2-like has translation MASLIVPDSIPSVAEDIEQLHKAFSGWGTNEDLIISILAHRNAEQRKHIRQAYAEAYGEDLLHSLEKELSSDFERIVLLWTLEPAERDAVLLNESTKRWTSSSQVILEIACTRSSHTLLSAKQAYHARFKKSLEEDVASLITGDFRKLLVPLVSTYRYEGPEVNTTLAKREAKILHEHISAKEYNHDEIIRILTTRSKTQLFATFNHYNNEFGNAITKDLKADADDDFLKTLRSVIKCLVTPEKYFEKVLRLAINKTGTDEWALTRVVATRVEVDMNVIKEEYYRRNTVQLDHAIKADTSGDYENMLVALIGA, from the exons ATGGCTAGTCTTATTGTCCCTGATTCCATCCCATCTGTTGCTGAAGATATTGAGCAACTGCACAAAGCTTTCTCTG gatgGGGAACGAATGAGGATTTGATTATTTCCATATTGGCTCATAGGAACGCTGAACAGCGTAAACATATCCGACAAGCTTATGCTGAAGCCTACGGAGAGGATCTCCTTCACTCTCTGGAAAAAGAACTTTCAAGTGACTTTGAG AGAATTGTGCTACTATGGACTTTGGAACCTGCAGAGCGTGATGCTGTATTACTGAACGAATCTACAAAGAGGTGGACTTCCAGTAGCCAGGTGATTCTGGAAATAGCTTGTACCAGATCCTCCCATACACTCTTGTCGGCGAAACAAGCTTACCATGCTCGCTTTAAGAAATCTCTTGAAGAAGATGTTGCATCTCTCATCACTGGTGACTTCCGCAAG CTTCTGGTGCCTCTTGTCAGCACATACCGATACGAGGGACCAGAGGTGAACACGACACTAGCAAAACGTGAAGCTAAGATACTCCATGAACATATCTCAGCAAAGGAATACAATCATGATGAGATTATCAGGATCCTGACTACAAGAAGCAAAACACAGCTTTTTGCAACTTTCAACCACTACAACAACGAATTCGGAAATGCTATCACCAAG GACTTGAAGGCTGATGCAGATGATGATTTTCTTAAGACACTCAGAAGTGTCATCAAGTGTTTGGTCACACCTGAGAAGTACTTTGAGAAGGTTCTCCGATTAGCTATCAACAAGACAGGAACTGATGAATGGGCTCTTACCCGAGTTGTTGCTACACGAGTCGAAGTAGACATGAACGTTATCAAGGAAGAATACTACCGAAGGAACACCGTTCAACTTGATCACGCCATAAAAGCTGATACCTCCGGGGATTACGAAAACATGCTTGTTGCTTTGATTGGCGCATGA